A window of Microcystis aeruginosa FD4 contains these coding sequences:
- a CDS encoding carboxypeptidase-like regulatory domain-containing protein, with amino-acid sequence MLLVSSCSSKLISAPGIKGRFIEESTGKPILGAKVRYTNIGEGLTKESITDADGRFIFQPEFTEGYAGYPTSPVGLRVRLQLMIKDKHNFSSVYPSVKNSAYPSVKNTDVDNAMIDAGDIKVNRFFLNP; translated from the coding sequence ATGTTATTGGTCAGTAGTTGTAGCTCAAAATTAATTTCTGCGCCGGGGATTAAGGGACGGTTTATCGAAGAGTCAACAGGAAAACCAATTCTAGGAGCTAAGGTGAGATATACTAATATAGGCGAGGGCTTGACCAAAGAGAGTATCACCGATGCGGATGGTCGCTTTATTTTTCAGCCTGAATTTACAGAAGGCTATGCAGGATATCCCACATCGCCTGTCGGTTTACGGGTAAGACTTCAACTAATGATAAAAGATAAGCACAACTTTTCATCTGTCTATCCTTCTGTGAAAAATTCTGCTTATCCTTCTGTGAAAAATACAGATGTTGATAATGCTATGATCGATGCTGGTGATATTAAAGTTAATCGTTTTTTTTTAAACCCCTAA
- the cbiE gene encoding precorrin-6y C5,15-methyltransferase (decarboxylating) subunit CbiE — translation MADRNCKSKWLSIIGIGEDGLEGLSSVGRSLLSLASVIVGGERHLAMLPPEDQRQKLLWTSPIQDSVNEIIRRRGQSVCVLASGDPMCYGIGVTLTRQIPLEEMTIIPSPSSFSLACSRLGWSLSEVETLSLCGRPPAWLNGVLYPGAKLLVLSADAQTPAIAARLLTEAGFGESPITVLEHLGGTQERHIQGIANDWQFTDLADLNVIAISCISSHPPTRAPRLPGLPDSAYHHDGQLTKREVRAITLSTLAPLPGQLLWDVGAGCGSIAIEWLRSDRRCQAIAIEHHPTRLQYIADNAAALGTPHLQIVAGIAPSALKDLPPPDAIFIGGGITTPHLLETCWLALRPGGRLVANTVTIESELVLLQWHSKLGGELLRIGIEKAEPVGKFLGWKAMAPVTQWTVLKPRL, via the coding sequence ATGGCGGATCGCAATTGTAAGTCGAAATGGCTATCGATCATAGGAATTGGTGAAGATGGCTTAGAAGGGTTAAGTTCAGTCGGGCGAAGTCTGCTTTCTTTAGCATCAGTTATTGTCGGTGGTGAACGTCATCTGGCAATGTTACCCCCAGAGGATCAACGGCAAAAACTGCTCTGGACTTCTCCCATTCAAGACTCTGTTAACGAGATCATCCGCCGTCGTGGTCAATCCGTCTGTGTTTTGGCCAGTGGTGATCCTATGTGCTACGGGATTGGTGTCACTCTCACCCGTCAGATTCCCCTTGAGGAAATGACGATTATTCCCTCTCCTTCTAGCTTTAGTCTTGCCTGTAGTCGTTTGGGTTGGTCCCTGAGTGAAGTGGAAACTTTGAGTTTGTGTGGTCGTCCTCCGGCTTGGTTGAATGGAGTGCTTTATCCCGGCGCTAAACTGCTGGTACTGAGTGCCGATGCCCAGACTCCTGCGATCGCTGCTCGGCTTCTAACCGAGGCAGGTTTTGGCGAAAGTCCCATCACGGTTTTAGAACATCTAGGGGGAACCCAGGAACGCCACATCCAAGGCATCGCCAACGATTGGCAGTTTACAGATCTGGCAGATTTAAATGTCATCGCCATTAGCTGTATCTCCTCCCATCCTCCTACCCGGGCGCCGCGCCTTCCCGGACTGCCGGATTCTGCTTACCATCATGACGGACAGTTGACAAAAAGAGAAGTTCGTGCTATCACTCTGAGTACATTGGCTCCCCTACCCGGACAATTGCTCTGGGATGTGGGAGCGGGTTGTGGTTCCATTGCCATTGAGTGGCTGCGTAGCGATCGCCGTTGCCAGGCTATTGCGATCGAACATCATCCCACCAGATTACAATACATTGCCGATAATGCCGCCGCCTTGGGAACGCCCCATCTGCAAATCGTCGCCGGAATCGCACCGAGCGCCCTGAAAGATTTACCGCCACCGGACGCTATTTTTATTGGTGGCGGTATCACCACACCCCACCTATTGGAAACCTGTTGGTTAGCCCTGCGCCCCGGGGGTCGTCTTGTTGCCAACACTGTTACAATTGAAAGCGAATTAGTCCTCTTGCAATGGCATAGTAAATTAGGAGGGGAACTGCTGCGGATTGGTATTGAAAAAGCCGAACCTGTCGGTAAATTTTTAGGTTGGAAAGCAATGGCCCCCGTAACCCAGTGGACTGTTCTGAAACCGAGATTGTAA
- a CDS encoding aspartate aminotransferase produces the protein MFSLSDLKQTKVYQEALEEGELAAKLASIPRLLALGLKVEQIAQALELEIEQVRQATQRE, from the coding sequence ATGTTTAGTTTAAGTGATTTAAAACAAACTAAAGTGTATCAGGAAGCTTTAGAAGAAGGCGAATTAGCGGCAAAATTAGCCTCTATTCCTCGTTTATTGGCGTTAGGATTGAAGGTTGAACAGATAGCACAAGCTTTAGAATTAGAGATCGAACAGGTTAGACAAGCGACTCAAAGGGAATAG
- a CDS encoding DUF2887 domain-containing protein yields MRVLQLIIAPTARAIEQGKQLIPRIREEFPNLKQQPELLELIETILVYKLPQVSRK; encoded by the coding sequence ATGAGGGTTTTACAATTAATCATAGCACCAACCGCAAGAGCGATCGAGCAGGGAAAACAATTAATTCCACGGATTAGAGAAGAATTCCCTAATCTCAAACAACAGCCAGAACTTTTAGAATTGATAGAGACAATTTTGGTTTATAAGTTACCCCAAGTCAGTAGAAAGTAG
- the gatA gene encoding Asp-tRNA(Asn)/Glu-tRNA(Gln) amidotransferase subunit GatA codes for MTSIRQLHQQLVNKEKTAVEIATEFIARIEAIEPQVKSFLHLTPDLALAQAQKVDEKIARGESLHLLAGIPIALKDNLCTKGIPTTCASRILENFVPPYESTVTQKLRDLGAVIVGKTNLDEFAMGSSTENSGYHVTANPWDLSRVPGGSSGGSAAAVAAQECVVALGSDTGGSIRQPASFCGVVGLKPTYGLVSRFGLVAYASSLDQIGPFGRTVEDAAILLQAIAGYDPQDSTSLNLPIPDYSQFLKTSLKGLKIGVIKETFGEGLDQVVAEAVNQALEQLKALGATIKEISCPRFRYGLPTYYIIAPSEASANLARYDGVKYGIREDADSLIDMYTKTRAQGFGAEVKRRIMLGTYTLSAGYYDAYYLKAQKVRTLIKEDFDRAFQSVDVLVSPTSPTTAFKAGEKTADPLSMYLSDLMTIPVNLAGLPGLSLPCGFDGQGLPIGLQLVGNVLREDQLFHVAHAYEQATDWHKRQPSFTN; via the coding sequence ATGACTTCGATTCGTCAACTGCATCAACAACTCGTTAATAAAGAAAAAACAGCCGTCGAAATCGCCACAGAATTTATCGCTCGTATTGAAGCGATCGAACCACAAGTAAAAAGCTTTCTCCATTTAACTCCGGATTTAGCCCTCGCACAAGCCCAAAAAGTGGACGAGAAAATAGCTAGAGGTGAATCTCTGCATCTGTTGGCAGGTATTCCCATCGCATTAAAAGATAATCTCTGCACCAAGGGTATCCCCACCACCTGCGCTTCTCGGATTTTAGAAAATTTTGTCCCCCCCTACGAGTCCACCGTTACCCAAAAATTACGGGATTTAGGGGCAGTTATCGTCGGTAAAACCAATTTAGACGAGTTTGCCATGGGTAGTTCCACGGAAAACTCTGGTTATCACGTTACTGCTAATCCTTGGGACTTATCCCGGGTGCCGGGAGGCTCTTCCGGGGGTTCGGCTGCGGCTGTGGCCGCTCAAGAATGCGTGGTCGCTCTAGGATCGGATACCGGAGGCTCAATTCGTCAACCGGCTTCATTTTGTGGCGTTGTCGGGCTAAAACCGACCTATGGCTTGGTTTCTCGCTTTGGTTTGGTGGCTTACGCTTCTTCTCTCGATCAGATCGGTCCCTTTGGTCGTACCGTAGAAGATGCGGCGATTTTATTACAAGCGATCGCGGGTTACGATCCCCAAGATTCTACCAGTCTCAATCTGCCGATTCCCGACTATAGCCAATTCCTGAAAACCAGTTTAAAAGGGTTAAAAATTGGCGTAATTAAGGAAACTTTCGGGGAAGGTTTGGATCAGGTGGTTGCCGAGGCAGTTAATCAAGCTTTAGAGCAGTTAAAGGCTCTCGGTGCTACGATTAAAGAGATTTCCTGTCCCCGTTTCCGTTACGGATTGCCCACCTACTACATTATCGCCCCCTCGGAGGCATCGGCGAATTTAGCCCGTTACGATGGGGTTAAATACGGTATTCGGGAAGATGCCGATAGTTTGATTGATATGTACACCAAGACTCGCGCTCAGGGTTTTGGTGCGGAAGTTAAGCGCCGGATTATGTTGGGAACCTATACCCTCTCGGCGGGTTATTATGATGCTTATTACCTGAAAGCACAAAAGGTGAGGACTTTGATCAAAGAGGATTTCGATCGAGCTTTTCAATCGGTAGATGTGTTAGTTTCTCCCACTTCACCGACCACAGCTTTTAAAGCTGGGGAAAAAACGGCGGATCCTCTGAGTATGTATTTATCGGATTTAATGACTATTCCCGTCAATTTAGCCGGTTTACCCGGGTTAAGTCTTCCCTGCGGTTTTGATGGGCAAGGTTTGCCGATTGGTTTACAATTAGTCGGTAATGTGCTGCGCGAAGATCAATTATTTCATGTCGCCCACGCCTACGAACAGGCTACCGATTGGCACAAACGTCAACCATCTTTTACAAATTGA
- a CDS encoding DUF6398 domain-containing protein — protein sequence MTFNIRQLDNLDYDEAEPLLEDYITGAIEEYINSPEGQVYYQEKQEGGGWIATLIELGYLYEGYTLATMTKADVQILMEKILPRKITILDPTETEDAIPELISFWQFLGREYKLTQAKAIIKYLEQLGDRFGQLMNNPSSGGFMKNLLLQAHQQGFDITSQEGLTAFQEKYNAEQRAKQQAAATSKKTPPAVPKSENVPKAMQAKYQEIIDITDKFAAKYLNEEYAQLIRQLTATLARKRPSPLEKGKANSWAAGITHALGMVNFLFDPSQNPHISATELYKAFGVAQSTGQAKSKQVRDLLKMSYLDSEWALPSNLENHPSTTVRQLISTMLGDN from the coding sequence ATGACTTTTAATATCCGACAATTAGATAATTTAGACTACGATGAAGCCGAACCCTTACTAGAAGATTATATTACTGGAGCGATCGAAGAATATATCAATTCTCCAGAAGGACAGGTCTATTATCAAGAAAAACAAGAAGGTGGTGGTTGGATTGCTACCTTGATCGAGTTGGGCTATCTCTATGAAGGTTATACCCTTGCTACCATGACTAAGGCAGATGTGCAAATCTTAATGGAAAAGATTTTACCACGCAAAATTACTATCCTCGATCCGACGGAAACCGAAGATGCTATCCCTGAATTAATTAGTTTTTGGCAATTTTTGGGACGAGAATATAAATTAACTCAGGCTAAGGCTATTATTAAATATTTAGAACAATTAGGCGATCGCTTTGGTCAACTGATGAACAATCCCAGCAGTGGCGGTTTTATGAAAAATCTCTTGTTACAAGCGCATCAGCAGGGTTTTGATATCACCAGTCAGGAGGGTTTAACAGCTTTTCAAGAAAAATATAATGCTGAACAACGCGCCAAACAGCAAGCGGCAGCAACATCGAAAAAAACGCCTCCAGCTGTTCCTAAATCGGAAAATGTTCCCAAGGCAATGCAGGCAAAATATCAAGAAATTATCGATATTACTGATAAATTTGCCGCTAAATATCTTAATGAAGAATACGCCCAACTTATTCGCCAATTAACCGCAACTTTAGCTCGTAAGCGTCCCTCTCCCCTAGAAAAAGGTAAAGCCAATTCCTGGGCTGCTGGCATTACTCACGCCCTAGGAATGGTCAATTTTCTCTTCGATCCTAGCCAAAATCCCCACATTTCGGCCACAGAACTTTATAAAGCTTTTGGGGTTGCTCAAAGTACAGGACAAGCTAAATCAAAACAAGTGAGAGATTTACTGAAGATGTCCTATCTTGACTCAGAATGGGCTTTACCAAGCAATTTAGAGAACCATCCTAGCACTACGGTCCGGCAGTTAATCAGTACCATGCTCGGTGATAATTAG
- a CDS encoding ArsR/SmtB family transcription factor — protein MLDSFSPQTSSVVLASVADYFKVLSEVSRLQILSCLQLGAMNGKEIAEATGLGQANLSKHLKALTQAGIISRQPQGVSVYYQITDPVIYDLCQVVCDRISQQMRQRAREFESLPAFHLPK, from the coding sequence ATGTTAGACAGTTTCTCCCCCCAAACCTCTAGCGTTGTCCTCGCTTCGGTGGCGGACTATTTCAAAGTCCTGTCGGAAGTCAGTCGCCTACAGATTCTCAGTTGCTTGCAATTAGGCGCGATGAATGGTAAAGAAATCGCTGAAGCTACCGGACTAGGTCAGGCCAATCTCTCCAAACACCTGAAAGCTTTAACCCAAGCGGGAATTATCTCGCGGCAACCCCAAGGAGTCAGCGTTTACTATCAAATTACCGACCCCGTCATCTATGATCTCTGTCAGGTGGTTTGCGATCGCATTAGTCAGCAAATGCGTCAACGGGCCCGAGAATTCGAGAGTCTGCCGGCTTTCCATCTCCCTAAATAA
- a CDS encoding photosystem II reaction center protein K — translation METALLFAKLPEAYQIFDPLVDVLPLIPLFFLLLAFVWQASVGFK, via the coding sequence ATGGAAACTGCACTTTTGTTCGCCAAATTGCCGGAAGCATACCAAATTTTCGACCCCTTAGTCGATGTCTTGCCCCTGATTCCCCTATTTTTCCTCTTGCTGGCCTTTGTTTGGCAAGCATCCGTCGGTTTTAAATAA
- the tgt gene encoding tRNA guanosine(34) transglycosylase Tgt translates to MGFSFELIARCPQTGARVGVWHTPHGPVETPRFMPVGTLATVKGLTPAQIASTGAQMILANTYHLHLQPGESIIEKAGGLHEFMAWNQPILTDSGGFQVFSLSQLRQIKESGVTFRSPRDGRIIEITPEKSIQIQNALGADVIMAFDECPPTGVSHETMKASIERTYRWLERCLRAHQRPQEQALFAIVQGGIYEDLRAAAAESLVKLDLPGYAIGGVSVGEETSLIHRIVQITAPLLPENKPRYLMGVGTYREMAKAIASGIDLFDCVIPTRFGRHGTALVRGERWNLKNARFKEDFAPLDETCPCYTCQQFSRAYLNHLIKSGEMLGYILLSLHNIAELIRFTREIRQSILGGTFAQDFAPWLEDAVDVTPT, encoded by the coding sequence GTGGGATTTTCCTTTGAATTAATCGCTCGGTGTCCCCAAACTGGTGCGCGGGTTGGGGTTTGGCATACTCCCCACGGACCGGTAGAAACACCCCGTTTTATGCCCGTGGGAACTTTGGCCACGGTGAAAGGTTTGACCCCCGCTCAAATCGCCAGCACGGGGGCGCAAATGATTCTCGCTAATACCTATCACCTGCATCTGCAGCCTGGAGAAAGTATTATCGAGAAAGCGGGAGGTTTACACGAGTTTATGGCGTGGAATCAGCCAATATTAACAGATTCGGGTGGATTTCAGGTATTTAGCCTCAGTCAACTGCGGCAAATTAAAGAATCGGGAGTCACTTTTCGATCGCCCCGGGACGGTAGAATAATCGAAATTACGCCAGAAAAATCGATTCAGATTCAAAATGCCCTCGGTGCTGATGTGATTATGGCCTTCGATGAATGTCCCCCCACGGGAGTCAGTCATGAGACCATGAAAGCATCCATAGAACGCACCTATCGCTGGTTAGAGCGCTGTCTGAGGGCCCATCAACGACCCCAAGAACAGGCTTTATTCGCCATAGTCCAGGGGGGAATCTATGAGGATTTACGGGCAGCGGCGGCGGAATCTTTAGTAAAACTCGATTTACCCGGTTATGCTATCGGTGGCGTGAGTGTGGGGGAAGAAACGAGCCTAATTCATCGCATTGTCCAGATAACTGCCCCTTTACTCCCCGAAAATAAACCCCGTTACCTGATGGGAGTGGGAACCTATCGAGAAATGGCCAAGGCGATCGCTAGTGGCATAGATCTGTTTGATTGCGTCATTCCCACCCGTTTTGGTCGCCATGGCACGGCTTTGGTGCGGGGGGAGCGTTGGAACCTCAAAAATGCCCGTTTTAAGGAGGATTTCGCCCCTTTAGACGAGACTTGTCCCTGTTACACCTGTCAACAGTTTAGTCGTGCCTATCTGAATCATTTAATTAAATCGGGGGAAATGTTGGGTTATATTCTCTTATCTCTGCACAATATCGCCGAATTAATCAGATTTACCCGTGAAATTCGTCAATCTATCCTAGGAGGGACTTTTGCCCAAGATTTTGCCCCTTGGCTTGAGGATGCCGTAGATGTTACCCCAACGTGA
- the clpP gene encoding ATP-dependent Clp endopeptidase proteolytic subunit ClpP, with the protein MKKLTAAARQESAMIPTVIETTGRGERAFDIYSRLLRERIVFLGQEVTSDLANLIVAQLLFLEAEDPEKDIYLYINSPGGSVSAGLGIFDTMNQIRPDVSTICIGLAASMGAFLLSAGKPGKRMSLPNSRIMIHQPLGGAQGQATDIEIQAKEILYLKQLLNEHLASHTGKPLDLIAEDTERDFFMSAEEALDYGLIDQVIDRSPSASNPRG; encoded by the coding sequence ATCAAAAAACTAACCGCAGCAGCAAGACAAGAAAGTGCAATGATTCCTACCGTTATTGAAACCACAGGCCGGGGCGAACGCGCCTTCGATATCTACTCCCGACTACTCCGGGAAAGAATCGTTTTTTTGGGACAAGAAGTAACCAGCGACCTGGCTAACCTAATCGTCGCCCAATTACTCTTTCTAGAAGCAGAAGACCCCGAAAAAGATATTTACTTGTATATCAACTCCCCCGGTGGTTCCGTTTCGGCTGGATTAGGGATTTTTGACACCATGAATCAAATCCGTCCCGATGTCAGCACCATTTGTATCGGTTTAGCTGCCAGTATGGGGGCTTTTCTCCTCAGTGCCGGCAAACCGGGCAAAAGAATGAGCCTACCCAACTCGCGGATCATGATTCACCAACCCCTCGGCGGCGCCCAAGGTCAGGCCACCGATATCGAAATTCAGGCCAAAGAAATTCTCTATCTCAAACAATTACTCAATGAACACCTAGCTAGTCATACGGGTAAACCTCTCGACCTTATCGCCGAGGATACGGAAAGGGATTTCTTTATGTCCGCCGAAGAGGCTCTAGACTATGGTTTAATCGATCAAGTGATCGATCGCAGTCCTTCCGCTTCCAACCCTAGGGGGTAA
- the gmk gene encoding guanylate kinase, producing the protein MQPGQLIVITGPSGVGKGTLVRHLLTRFPNLYLSVSATTRPPRPGEIEGKDYYFLDRPSFEEKMAAGEFLESAEYAGNYYGTPQSAIAAQLVAGQTVILEIELEGARQVCQSFPEARRIFILPPSFEELERRLRDRGKDAETAIALRLERAREELAASEEFPAQIVNDDLETALDALEKIIFSR; encoded by the coding sequence ATGCAACCCGGTCAATTAATCGTCATTACTGGCCCTAGCGGTGTGGGCAAGGGTACGCTAGTCCGGCATTTACTAACTCGTTTCCCTAACCTCTACCTGTCCGTATCCGCTACTACGCGCCCACCTCGACCGGGTGAAATTGAGGGGAAAGATTACTACTTTCTCGACCGTCCCAGTTTCGAGGAGAAAATGGCAGCTGGAGAATTTCTAGAATCGGCCGAATACGCAGGCAATTATTATGGAACTCCCCAATCAGCGATCGCCGCTCAATTAGTGGCAGGCCAGACCGTAATTCTAGAAATCGAATTAGAGGGGGCCAGACAGGTGTGTCAAAGCTTCCCCGAAGCGAGGAGAATCTTTATCCTACCCCCCAGTTTCGAGGAATTAGAACGTCGTTTGCGCGACCGGGGCAAAGATGCCGAAACAGCGATCGCCCTTCGTCTAGAGCGCGCCCGAGAAGAATTGGCCGCCAGCGAGGAATTCCCCGCTCAAATCGTCAACGATGACCTAGAAACCGCCCTAGATGCCCTCGAGAAGATTATTTTTAGCCGTTAG
- the remA gene encoding extracellular matrix/biofilm regulator RemA — translation MDIQLINIGFGNIVSANRVIAIVSPESAPIKRIISDARDKGCLIDATYGRRTRAVIITDSSHVVLSAIQPETVAHRFVVNKEAPVNSSN, via the coding sequence ATGGATATACAACTGATCAACATCGGCTTCGGTAATATTGTTTCCGCTAATCGGGTTATCGCCATCGTTAGCCCAGAATCGGCTCCTATCAAACGCATCATCAGTGATGCTCGGGATAAAGGCTGTTTAATCGATGCTACCTATGGAAGACGGACTCGTGCGGTGATCATCACCGATTCTAGTCATGTGGTGCTGTCGGCCATTCAACCGGAAACCGTGGCTCACCGTTTCGTGGTCAACAAAGAAGCCCCTGTTAATAGTAGCAACTAA
- the psbV gene encoding photosystem II cytochrome c-550: protein MIKRLMVAAIAVVFFVLQFNLNGASALELDEKTLTITLNDAGESVTLTSEQATEGQKLFVANCTKCHLQGKTKTNNNVSLGLGDLAKAEPPRDNLLALIDYLEHPTSYDGEDDLSEFHPNVSRPDIFPELRNLTEDDVYNVAAYLLVAPRLDERWGGTIYF from the coding sequence ATGATCAAACGTTTGATGGTAGCAGCGATCGCTGTAGTCTTTTTTGTATTACAATTCAATCTTAACGGCGCTAGTGCCTTAGAACTCGATGAAAAAACCCTCACCATCACCCTCAATGACGCAGGGGAATCGGTGACTTTGACTTCTGAACAAGCGACGGAAGGACAGAAACTTTTTGTCGCCAATTGTACTAAGTGTCACCTGCAAGGTAAAACCAAAACTAATAATAATGTCAGTTTGGGTCTGGGTGATCTGGCAAAAGCGGAACCCCCCAGAGATAATCTGTTAGCATTGATTGATTATCTAGAACATCCCACCAGTTACGATGGTGAAGATGATCTAAGCGAATTTCATCCCAATGTTAGCCGTCCCGATATCTTCCCAGAATTACGCAATCTCACCGAAGATGATGTGTATAACGTCGCCGCTTATCTGTTGGTTGCTCCCCGTCTAGACGAGCGCTGGGGTGGTACAATTTACTTCTAA
- a CDS encoding DUF3226 domain-containing protein gives MIESEVSRIVANVMIVESQDDAAFLRAIIEHINESTHLTITIVEFYILDGIERENYRSLEQRLKRLNNTLLKDDIQKIGIVLDLDEQTRQERLALVSQCIQRVFREAARIDDTQKLFQLNASTNTQIGCHFLHVNEQGELETVLREIKTQDSPHADCVEAWRSCLAQKNIDINRKKIDKLWIQNYIREDTPSQNEKREAKKYCNLSHALTKKDIWNFEHEVLNELKEFLQLFAV, from the coding sequence ATGATCGAATCAGAGGTGAGTAGAATCGTGGCTAATGTAATGATTGTTGAGAGTCAAGATGATGCGGCTTTTTTACGAGCTATTATTGAGCATATTAATGAATCGACTCATCTAACGATAACTATTGTTGAATTTTATATTCTAGACGGAATAGAACGAGAAAATTATCGTAGCCTTGAACAACGGCTGAAACGACTTAATAACACCTTGCTCAAAGATGATATTCAAAAGATAGGTATTGTTTTAGATTTAGATGAACAAACCAGACAAGAAAGACTTGCTCTGGTTAGTCAATGTATTCAAAGAGTTTTTAGAGAAGCAGCCAGGATAGATGATACCCAAAAGCTATTTCAATTAAATGCTTCTACGAATACTCAAATAGGTTGTCATTTTCTTCATGTTAATGAACAGGGGGAACTAGAGACAGTGTTGAGAGAAATTAAAACCCAAGATTCTCCCCATGCTGATTGTGTAGAAGCTTGGCGATCCTGTCTTGCACAAAAAAATATTGATATAAATCGTAAAAAAATTGATAAATTGTGGATTCAAAACTATATCAGGGAAGATACACCATCACAGAATGAAAAAAGAGAGGCTAAGAAATATTGTAATTTATCCCATGCTTTAACCAAAAAAGACATTTGGAACTTTGAGCATGAAGTATTAAATGAACTCAAAGAATTTTTACAACTATTTGCTGTCTAA
- a CDS encoding AAA family ATPase, whose amino-acid sequence MIKDIEISNFRCFEHTKIEGFERVNLIGGKNNSGKTALLEAIFLYSYPYPNTIHPYIRGIIRRQSLAVVQAVPKNAWDNLLFNLDRKNIIELKGSQSNQGDKLVKISISDSLKDTVLGISEDLQKLYDFIAKNKSVISILNIHTSFDHDNDSNDGQLNYFLIASSEGILALPDAGDEEPVIIAASANKSLKELSESYTKIVFNEQEEEVLKALQILDPSLEKIESFFLGEPNLYLKRKERKRLPISLFGEAINRLIEMIFALLLNPQKIIFIDQIENGLHYTAYPELWKTLFRLAMELDSQIFATTHSLEMIQAFADVGLEYYPEQGAYFELARSPRTDKIIGIKSELDILDYALKHNDRIRGE is encoded by the coding sequence ATGATTAAGGATATTGAAATTAGTAATTTTAGATGTTTTGAGCATACCAAAATTGAAGGTTTTGAGCGAGTTAATTTAATTGGTGGTAAAAACAATTCAGGGAAAACCGCCTTGTTAGAGGCAATATTTTTATATAGTTATCCCTATCCAAATACTATTCATCCCTACATCAGAGGAATCATTCGTAGGCAATCTTTAGCAGTTGTTCAGGCTGTTCCTAAAAATGCTTGGGATAATTTATTATTCAATCTTGATAGAAAAAATATTATTGAGTTAAAAGGCTCCCAATCTAACCAAGGAGATAAATTGGTAAAAATATCGATTTCCGATTCTCTTAAAGATACTGTTCTAGGCATCTCTGAAGACTTACAAAAATTATACGATTTTATCGCTAAAAATAAATCAGTTATTTCTATCTTAAATATTCACACAAGTTTTGACCATGATAATGACTCAAATGATGGTCAACTGAACTATTTTTTAATTGCTAGTTCTGAGGGAATACTAGCTTTACCTGATGCGGGTGATGAGGAACCAGTAATCATTGCCGCATCTGCCAATAAATCTTTGAAAGAATTGAGCGAGTCCTATACTAAAATAGTTTTTAATGAACAGGAAGAAGAAGTGCTAAAAGCTCTACAAATTCTCGATCCGTCTCTTGAAAAAATAGAAAGTTTTTTTCTGGGCGAACCAAATTTATATCTGAAAAGAAAAGAAAGAAAACGCCTCCCCATATCTCTGTTTGGTGAAGCTATTAATCGTCTGATAGAGATGATTTTTGCTCTACTGCTTAATCCGCAAAAAATTATTTTTATCGATCAAATAGAAAATGGTCTTCACTATACTGCTTACCCAGAGCTTTGGAAAACTTTATTCCGATTAGCTATGGAACTAGATAGCCAAATTTTTGCCACAACCCATAGTTTAGAAATGATCCAAGCTTTTGCCGATGTGGGGTTAGAATATTATCCAGAACAGGGAGCCTATTTTGAACTAGCCAGAAGTCCCAGAACTGATAAAATTATCGGTATTAAAAGTGAATTAGATATCTTAGATTATGCTCTCAAGCACAATGATCGAATCAGAGGTGAGTAG